From the genome of Ziziphus jujuba cultivar Dongzao chromosome 6, ASM3175591v1, one region includes:
- the LOC132804263 gene encoding disease resistance-like protein DSC1 has translation MGGIGKTTLASVVYQRLSYSQFKGCCFIWNVREEYARHGANHLRKKLLSELLNDEAILKMDSPFVASPCILDRLRHTKVLIVLDDVDSSNQLEALVEGYYRLAPGSRIIVTTRNMQVLKKVTDRFYKVELLNHAESLELFRLHAFGKNSPVIDDEMVLEVTRYANGNPLALKVLGSFLHSKSKEEWKIALNKLKIIPNREIQDVLKISYEGLDDKEIQSIFLDIACLFDQSFTRDHVESILKASDPFVKIAISVLIDRSLIENRVSPIGNKLWMHDLIRQMGRTIVCDEHKEPGNRSRLWDPKDICHVLERDTGTAMVEGISLNMCRMNRDVKVHRAAFSMMYNLRIFKIFVCHNMNENKWYICDCKDKNKFKLYLPQGLDSYLSDKLNYFQWDLYPLRSLPSHVSLENLVELILRGSRLQRLWNHGVQSLLVLRKIDLSYSKMLNEIPDMSLAPNLESINFEGCTSLVKVLSSVENLHRLTYLNLNSCSKLRDLKEISRNTWYWDIVNFINNLPLYSSQAHIYQTFPVNLTDLHLDWTAIEEVPPSIWHLSSLVRLDLNYCSGLESISTSICKLISLESQRLCGCVKLFKFPEILEPMEHLTYLELGHSPIQELPESIKNLVSLRRLCIFSCKNIEFLPTSLCNLRKLEHINIQRCSNLKKLPPLPNASLSLLLDHNERLKSLPELPSSCFCLSAICCTSLETIPNWKAPLLHHLSSNHSRGQINFYGCEKLDQNTRNIILAGRGIFQILSGLKFGRMCDDFEFCYPGDEIPKWFSYQSGSTSMNIRLPPYWNNDNFLGLAFCVVIYQHKIIDHPLFLGIGCKLNFKTIPDSLLCEHDSFMRLGGDDDSSDHVVMWYVEELTLQNSGLSWRSNCCTMACLHLSLECGYCHDVDEDVNVNYNDDTYIDGNEYGEIKKFGVWFVYKEDIERFDVDTKSKNKRRFDECCETSGSEGSHGIENDVLHSKKLKVMSLI, from the exons ATGGGAGGTATTGGTAAGACTACTCTTGCTAGTGTTGTATATCAAAGATTATCATATTCTCAATTCAAAGGTTGCTGCTTTATTTGGAATGTTAGGGAAGAATATGCAAGACATGGGGCCAatcatttaagaaaaaaacttttatcTGAGTTGTTAAACGATGAAGCTATTCTAAAGATGGATTCCCCATTTGTAGCATCTCCATGTATTCTTGATAGACTTAGACATACAAAGGTACTCATTGTTCTGGACGATGTGGATAGTTCAAACCAATTAGAAGCTTTAGTTGAAGGGTATTATCGGCTTGCCCCTGGAAGTAGAATCATTGTTACAACTAGAAATATGCAGGTGCTAAAGAAAGTGACTGATAGATTTTACAAGGTTGAGCTATTAAATCACGCTGAATCTCTTGAACTCTTCCGTTTACATGCTTTTGGCAAAAATTCTCCAGTAATTGATGATGAAATGGTGTTAGAAGTGACAAGATATGCAAATGGAAATCCATTAGCTCTTAAGGTCTTGGGTTCTTTCCTTCACTCCAAAAGCAAAGAAGAATGGAAAATTgcattgaataaattgaaaataattccaAACCGAGAAATCCAAGATGTGTTGAAAATAAGTTATGAAGGACTggatgataaagagattcaaagtATATTTCTTGACATTGCATGTCTATTTGATCAATCTTTTACAAGAGATCATGTAGAAAGCATATTAAAGGCCAGTGATCCGTTTGTGAAAATAGCAATAAGTGTTCTCATCGATAGGTCTTTAATTGAAAACAGGGTAAGTCCTATAGGAAACAAGTTATGGATGCATGATTTGATACGACAAATGGGTCGAACAATTGTTTGTGATGAACATAAAGAGCCTGGAAATCGCAGTAGGTTGTGGGATCCTAAAGACATCTGCCACGTATTGGAAAGAGATACA GGAACTGCAATGGTTGAAGGCATATCGCTCAACATGTGTAGAATGAACAGAGATGTGAAAGTTCATCGTGCCGCCTTTTCTATGATGTACAATCTAcgaattttcaaaatctttgtTTGCCATAATATGAATGAGAATAAGTGGTACATTTGTGACTGTAAAGACAAGAATAAGTTCAAACTATACCTTCCTCAAGGTCTTGATTCTTATCTTTCTGATAagctaaattattttcaatgggATCTATACCCTTTGAGATCGTTGCCATCACATGTCAGCTTGGAGAATCTTGTTGAACTGATTCTACGTGGCAGCCGTCTTCAAAGACTTTGGAATCATGGAGTTCag TCTCTACTGGTATTAAGAAAGATCGACCTTAGTTATTCCAAGATGCTTAATGAAATACCAGATATGTCTCTTGCTCCAAATCTGGAAAGCATAAATTTTGAAGGCTGTACAAGTTTGGTTAAGGTTCTTTCATCTGTTGAAAATCTGCACAGGCTTACTTATCTAAATTTGAATAGTTGCTCCAAACTAAGAGATCTGAAAGAGATATCAAGGAACACATGGTATTGGGATATTGTAAACTTTATAAACAACTTACCTCTCTACTCATCTCAGGCCCACATTTATCAGACGTTTCCAGTGAACTTAACAGACTTACATTTGGATTGGACAGCAATAGAAGAAGTGCCCCCATCAATTTGGCATCTCTCTAGTCTTGTTCGATTGGATTTGAATTATTGCTCTGGACTTGAAAGTATTTCTACCAGCATCTGTAAGTTGATATCTCTTGAATCTCAAAGATTGTGTGGTTGTGTAAAACTATTTAAGTTTCCGGAAATCTTAGAGCCTATGGAACATCTTACATATCTTGAATTAGGTCACTCACCGATTCAAGAGTTACCAGAGTCAATTAAAAATCTAGTTTCTCTCAGAAGATTATGTATCTTTAGCTGTAAAAACATTGAGTTTCTCCCCACCAGCCTGTGTAATTTAAGAAAACTTGAGCATATAAACATCCAGAGGTGCTCAAACCTTAAAAAGTTGCCTCCCCTTCCAAATGCTTCACTCAGTTTGTTGTTAGACCATAATGAAAGGCTGAAATCATTACCTGAGCTTCCATCATCATGTTTTTGTCTGTCTGCAATATGCTGCACGTCACTAGAGACCATACCAAATTGGAAGGCTCCATTATTACACCATCTAAGTAGCAATCATAGTCGAGGGCAAATCAACTTTTATGGTTGTGAAAAATTGGATCAGAATACACGCAACATCATACTGGCTGGCCGTGGAATATTTCAAATTCTGTCTGGTTTAAAATTTGGAAGAATG TGTGAcgattttgaattttgttatcCTGGCgatgaaattccaaagtggTTCAGCTACCAAAGTGGCAGTACCTCAATGAATATTAGGCTTCCTCCATATTGGAATAATGACAACTTCTTGGGTTTGGCTTTCTGTGTTGTTATTTACCAGCATAAAATTATCGACCATCCTCTGTTTCTCGGAATTGGTTGTAAACTCAATTTCAAAACCATCCCTGATAGTCTTCTGTGTGAGCATGATTCTTTTATGCGTCTTGGGGGCGACGACGATAGTTCAGATCACGTGGTCATGTGGTATGTCGAAGAACTGACTTTGCAAAATTCAGGACTAAGTTGGCGCTCAAATTGTTGCACCATGGCCTGTTTACATTTGTCGCTTGAATGTGGATACTGTCATGATGTTGATGAGGATGTTAACGTCAATTACAATGATGATACCTACATAGATGGAAATGAATATGGGGAGATTAAGAAATTTGGGGTTTGGTTTGTATACAAGGAAGATATAGAGAGATTTGATGTAGAtactaaaagtaaaaataagagACGCTTTGACGAATGTTGCGAAACCAGTGGAAGTGAAGGCTCTCATGGTATAGAAAATGATGTATTGCATTCGAAGAAACTCAAGGTTATGTCACTTATATGA
- the LOC132799337 gene encoding TMV resistance protein N-like: MASSSSSSLSSAISIQEKYDVFLSFRGEDTRNQFASYLYAALSAKHISTFMDDHQLERGDQISPTLRKAIHESKIWVIIFSENFASSTWCLDELAEILECKKRNEQGTVMPIFYGIDPSAVRKQEGSYGVTFQELEKRFEDRMEKVKLWRAALTEASNLCGLDSKDLMVFYIYVLITN; the protein is encoded by the coding sequence atggcttcttcttcttcttcttctctttcctcagCAATCTCAATTCAAGAAAAGTACGATGTGTTTTTGAGTTTCAGAGGTGAAGACACCCGCAATCAATTTGCTAGCTATCTTTATGCTGCTTTATCTGCAAAGCATATCTCAACTTTCATGGATGATCATCAACTTGAGAGAGGGGATCAAATTTCACCAACGCTTAGGAAAGCAATCCATGAATCCAAGATTTGGGTAATCATTTTCTCGGAAAACTTTGCTTCATCcacatggtgtttggatgagCTTGCGGAGATACTTGAATGCAAGAAAAGAAATGAGCAGGGTACTGTTATGCCCATCTTCTATGGTATAGATCCATCGGCTGTACGGAAACAGGAGGGTAGCTATGGAGTTACATTTCAAGAATTGGAAAAACGTTTTGAGGATAGAATGGAGAAGGTGAAACTATGGAGGGCTGCTTTAACAGAAGCATCCAATCTATGTGGCTTGGATTCAAAGGATTTAATggttttctatatatatgtcctaattactaattaa